CCCTCATGATTTGCTGATGCGTCATCGGAGCGCCGTCGGCTGCGCCTCCGTGCTTGGCATGAGCGCCCCGCACACCGGTTGGTGTGGTCGTTGCCATGGGCTTCCTTTTCTTACGTGCTTATGCGGGTGTACGGGTGGTCAGTTCTGTTACGTCTGCGCCGGCGTCTGTGGCGGTCGCGTGGGGGTGTCGCTGCGGGGTGCGGCAGTCGCCGAAGCTCTCGCGCAGTCGGCTCATGAGGTCGATGAGCAGCCCGACCTCGTGGTCGGACCAGTCACTCAGCCGGTCGGCGAGGAGGCGCGACGAGCGCCGGGAGAGCTCGTCGAGCTGCTCCTGACCCGCGGCGGTGAGGCGCAGGATGCGTGAGCGCTTGTCGGCGGGGTCGGGGGAGCGTTCGATCAAGCCCCGGTCCGCGACGTGCGTGACATGGCGGCTGGTCACGGACATGTCCACGGAGAGCAGCTCCGCGAGCCTGCCCATCCGCATCTCGCCGTGCCGGCTGAGCAGCGCCAGCACGGCGGCGGAGCCCGCGGGGCAGTCGGGCGGCAGGATCCGCCCCATCTCCCTCTTGACGGCGCCGATGGCACTGAGCTGGCCAGCCAACTCCTCGTACTGCGCCTGCTCGGCCATCGCACCTCTCCTGCCCTCAGCGCTCAATCGTTGCTTAGGGCAACGATAAAGACGTTAGTTGCTGCAGGCAAATGAAATCGCCATCGGCGCCTAAAACCTTGGCAAAGGCAAGCATTGGCATACGTAAACTTGCAGGTCGGGGAGGCCTGTCAGCCCGTCCGGCGTTTGAGGACGAGGCCGCAGGCCGATACGGGGGTCCGGGGGCAGAGCTCCCAGTCGAGGTCCGCGGCAACCCCGGGCACCGGGGAAGCAGGCGTGCAGAGGAACCCGGCACTTGGGCAGCCCCCACGTATTCGCTAGGGTCCTGACCTATGGCAAACACCCAGGGCCCCGAGGGCAACTACGACCCCGCGGGTAGCACCCAGATGTTCCGCGCTTTCGTCGACGACGCCCCCCAGGGCCGGCAGCAGCAGGCGGCCGCCCCCGCGGGCCCCCGCATCGGCCTGATCGTCGGCGTCGTCCTCGCCATCGCGGTCGTGGCCGCCGTGGCCTGGCTCGCCCTGAAGTAACCCGGGGGGCGACTCGGGCGGGGAGTAACCCGGGGAGCTGCTTGGGGGGCGAAGCCCCTACTTCCACTGGACGGACACGTCCCGCGTCTTGATGTGCATGCCCAGCGGCACATGCCATGCGTCGACGCACACCGTCCAGGTCTTGTCCTTCTTCGCGCCGGCGGCGATCGGCGCGGGAAGGTCCTCGGTGGACTCGATCGTCGCCCAGTCGATCCCGAGCGCCCCGATGATGTGCGTCCCGAAGGTCACCGTGCCCGAACGCACCGCCGTACCACCGGTGTTGCGGAAGGAGACGGTCACCTTCTCGCACCACCGCTCTTCGGTCGCCTCACGCCTGGGATCGCCCACCCTGAGTACGGCGGGCTGGGGGCTCGCATGGGATCCGGGTGCGGTCGGGGGCAGCGGCGTCGCAGCGCGTCCCGAATCCCCGCTCGTACGACCGGAGTTGTCGCCCTCCGGCAAGGGTGAGGGCATAGACGACGACGTGGCGACGCCTCCGGCTTCCGTACGCGTACTCGGCCCGGAGCCGTCGGATTCGGAAGGCGGTGCCCCCTCTGGTCCGGAACTCCCGTCCGGAGCAGCCTCGTTGAGGCCGGAGGCAGTCCCGCCGCCGTCGAGCGGCATGAGGGAGACATCCCCGGTGGGAGCCACGACCGCTCCGGACTGCTGAGGCGCCTGCACCGCCACGTACCCGTCCGGGCCCCCGCCGCTCCCGCACGCGGCCGCCACGCCACCCAGGCACAGCACGGTCGCCGAGGCGCCCGCAAGGGCAGCCCGGCGACCCCGTATCGACCCTTGACGCATCGCGCCAGTGTGGCTGACGGACCGTCAATTATGAACCCTGCGGGGATGGTCAGTCGGAGATGAGGCCGTCGCGCAGCTGCGCCAGAGTGCGGGTCAGCAGCCGGGAGACGTGCATCTGCGAGATGCCGACCTCCTCGCCGATCTGCGACTGGGTCATGTTGGCGAAGAAGCGGAGCATGATGATCCGGCGCTCGCGGGGCGGGAGTTTGGCCAGGAGCGGCTTGAGGGACTCGCGGTACTCGACGCCCTCCAGGGCGGTGTCCTCGTAGCCCAGGCGGTCCGCGAGGGAGCCCTCGCCGCCGTCGTCCTCGGGGGCGGGGGAGTCGAGCGACGACGCCGTGTACGCGTTGCCGACCGCGAGGCCGTCGACCACGTCCTCCTCGGACACGCCGAGGACGGCGGCGAGTTCGGTGACCGTCGGGGAGCGGTCGAGCTTCTGCGAGAGCTCGTCGCTGGCCTTGGTGAGGGCGAGCCGCAGCTCCTGCAGCCGCCTGGGTACCCGCACGGACCACGACGTGTCGCGGAAGAACCGCTTGATCTCGCCGACGACCGTCGGCATCGCGAACGTCGGGAACTCGACGCCGCGTTCGCAGTCGAAGCGGTCGATCGCCTTGATCAGGCCGATCGTGCCGACCTGGACGATGTCCTCCATCGGCTCGTTGCGGGAGCGGAAGCGCGCGGCCGCGTACCGGACGAGCGGGAGGTTGAGCTCGATGAGGGTGTCCCGGACGTAGGCGCGCTCCGGGCTGTTCTCGCCGAGTGCGGCGAGCCGCAGGAAGAGGGAGCGGGACAGGGTGCGGGTGTCGATGGCGCCGGAGGACTCGGGGGCCAGGACGGCTTCCGGGGCCTCGGCGGCAGGGACATCGTGAAGCGCGTCGTGCGCCTCGGGCGCTGACTCGCTCTTCGTGAGCGTGAGCACCTTCGAGCTGCCCTGGTCTGCGGACATGCCACCCCCTTTGGGTCGTGGACGGTCGCGGCAGTCGCTCCCGTCGGAGGAACGCAGCCTCCACCTGAATACCGGAGGTGGGGCCGCGGCAAACGCGCTTCCCGCAGAATGTCACATGTCGGCAACACGCTGTAGTGACATGTCGACATGTAGGGGGTGAATCAGCCCTGGAAAGAGGGGGTCTGACGGTTTTTCAGCGGGGAACTGTCGGAAAAGCGGCCGCTGAGCGATTCGCTCTCAGCGGTTACGCATCGATCCTGTTTGCGGATCGAAGACGCGCGAAGCTACGGGCCAGAAGCCTTGACACGTGCATCTGGGAGACTCCCAGTTCCGCGCTGATCTGTGACTGCGTCAGATTGCTGTAGTAGCGCAGGAGCAGGATGCGCTGTTCGCGCTCGGGCAGTTGTACGAGGAGATGGCGTACGAGGTCGCGGTGTTCGACGCCGTCGAGTGCGGGGTCCTCGTAGCCGAGGCGGTCGAGCAGGCCCGGCAGTCCGTCGCCCTCCTGGGCCGCCTCGAGGGAGGTGGCGTGATACGAACGGCCCGCCTCGATGCAGGACAGCACCTCGTCCTCGGTGATGCGCAGTCGCTCGGCGATCTCGGCGGTGCTGGGCGAGCGCCCGAACGCCGTCGTCAGGTCCTCCGTCGCGCTGTTCACCTGCACCCACAGCTCGTGCAGCCGGCGCGGTACGTGGACGGTGCGGACGTTGTCGCGGAAGTACCGCTTGATCTCGCCGACGACGGTGGGCATCGCGAAGGTCGGGAACTGCACGCCCCGGTCGGGGTCGAAGCGGTCGATCGCGTTGATCAGGCCGATCGTGCCGACCTGGACGACGTCCTCCATGGGTTCGTTGCGGCTGCGGAAGCGGGCGGCCGCGTACCGGACGAGGGGGAGGTTGGCCTCGATGAGCGCCCCGCGTACGCGGTTGTGCTCCGGTGTGCCCGGCTCCAGCGTCTTGAGCTGCCCGAAGAGCACCTGCGTGAGGGCCCGGGTATCAGCGCCGCGGCGCCGCTCCGGCGCGACTTCCTGGGGCGGGGCCTCGGCCGGAGCCGGGGCTCCCTCCTGGGGCGGCGCAGTACTGGCCGACACGGTCAACGCCACCTCTTCATTCGTCAACGATCCGTCGACGTATCCGTCAACTCATCTCCGTCAAAAGCGGTCATAGCATCACAAGACATGTGCACTGTGTGCAAGCACCGCATAATGCCGTGTTGAGGGATAGTTGGGGCGCTATGGAGCAATATGCGCAAAAGCCCCTCACCGGTTCCGGCGAGGGGCTCTCGGTGAGGGGTTTCGCGGTCGTACGGCCTGGAACGGATCGGCCGTACGGCTCCGAACGTTTTGGTCGGCCGGCTCAGAATTCGTAGTCGGCGATCACCCAGGTGGCGAACTCCGCCCACGGCTTGACGCCCGCGACGTGCGCCGGGTGTTCGAGGTAGCGCTTCAGGGCGGCCGCGTCGTCGACCGCCGAGGTGATCGCGAAGTCGTACGCGATGGGCCGGTCGGTGACGTTCCAGCCGCATTCCCAGAACCGAAGCTCGGGGATCTGGTCGCCGAGTGTGCCGAAGGCGGCGACTCCCTCGACGACGCGCGGGTCGTCGCGCTCGACGCCCTCGTTGAGCTTGAAGAGGACCAGATGGCGGATCATGGGCACTCCCTGGTGATGCGGTTCTTTGCGCTGCCCCCGCCGGCTCAGTCCGGCATCAGTCACCGGCCCCGTCGGCGATCCAGGTCATGAAGTCGCCGATGGCCCGAGCGGCGTTCGATATGCCTTCGAAGCCTATCTGGACGTAATCGGCCGCTTTCGCCGGGTCTGTGATGATCACGTAGAGCACGAAGACCACGAGCACATAGATGGCGATCTTCTTCGCATTCACCGCCATCGCGGCCTCCCTGTGACTGCTGCGCCCACTGAGCCCCCTGTTGCCGGCGGTGAGTGTAACCTTCACGCCGCTCTCCAGGACCAACGGCCTGCGGTTTCGAGGGCCTTGGGGTCCCGCCGGACGGCACGTTCTGCGAGATCACCGCGAGCGTGAAACCATGGCGAATGAGGTCCGATCGGTGCCGGGGGACCTGTTGCGGCAACGCCGCGCATGGAGGCCGACCTCGGCCGGAGAGCCTGGTCAGGCCGGGTCGGATTGGGTCCCGCACACGGGTGCGACAGCGCATGCCAGGCCGGGGTCCACCTCGGCCGGGGAGCCCGGAGGGAGCTCGGCGTGGAGACATTCGAAGCGACCGGGATGCAGTTCGGCATCTTCACCGTGGGCGACGTCACCACAGACCCCACCACAGGGCACACGCCCACCGAGGCGGAGCGTATCCGGGCCACCGTCGCCATTGCCCGGAAGGCCGAGGAGGCCGGACTCGACGTCTTCGCCACCGGCGAGCACCACAACCCGCCCTTCGTGCCGTCCTCGCCGACGACGCTGCTCGCCTACATCGCCGCGCAGACCAAGCGGATCATTCTGTCGACCTCGACCACGTTGATCACGACCAACGACCCGGTCAAGATCGCCGAGGACTTCAGTGTGCTGCAGCACCTCTCCGGCGGGCGTACCGACATCATGCTGGGACGGGGGAACACCGGCCCTGTCTACCCCTGGTTCGGGCAGGACATCCGCGACGCGATCCCGCTGACCGTCGAGCACTATGGGCTGCTGCGCCGCCTGTGGCGCGAGGAGACGGTGGACTGGGAGGGGAAACTGCGTACCTCGCTGCAAGGTTTCACGCTTGCGCCGCGCCCCCTCGATGACGTTCCGCCGTTCGTCTGGCACGCCTCCATCCGCACGCCCGAGGTCGCGGAGCTGGCGGCCTATTTCGGAGACGGCTTCTTCGCCAACCACATCTTCTGGCCCGCCTCTCACACGCGGTCGATGGTGGAGCTGTATCGCCGGCGCTTCGCGCACTACGGGCACGGCACGCCGGAACAGGCCATCGTGGGACTGGGCGGACAGGTCTTCATGCGCCGCAACAGCCAGGACGCGGTCAGTGAATTCCGCCCCTACTTCGACAACGCCCCTGTCTACGGGCATGGCCCGTCGCTGGAGGACTTCACTGCGTCGACGCCGTTGACCGTCGGATCACCGGCAGAGGTCATCGAGAAGACGCTGAGCTTCCGCGACTACGTCGGCGACTACCAGCGCCAGCTCTTCCTCATGGACCACGCCGGCCTCCCGCTCAGGACGGTGCTGGAACAGCTCGAACTTCTGGGTGAAGAAGTGGTGCCGGTGCTCCGCAAGGAGTTCGCCGTCGGCAGGCCGGCCGACGTACCGGCGGCACCGACCCACGCCTCACTCCTGCGTGCCCGGCGCAGCGACAGCACCCCGCAGTCCACCGGTAACGACCAAGAGAATCCGGAACCGCGATGAAACTGACGATCATCACAGGCGGCCTGCGCGAGCCGTCCTCGACGCGACTCCTCGCGGACCGGCTGCTGACGGCCGTGACCAGCGAACTCGAGGAGGCCGGCGAAACGGTTGAGCCGTCTTTCGTGGAACTGCGTCCCCTCGGTCACCCCATCATGAACGCCATGCTGACGGGGTTCACCGGGGAAGAACTGGAGACGGCGTTCAAGACGGTCGCGGACGCGGACGGCCTCATCGTCGTCACGCCCGCCTTCAACGCCTCCTTCAGCGGGCTGTTCAAGTCCTTCTTCGACGTGCTGCCGGAACGGATCCTCTGGGACATGCCCGTCCTCATCGGCGCGACCGGCGGAACCGAGCGGCACACCCTGGTTCTCGAACACGCGCTGCGGCCGATGTTCTCCTACCTGCACGCGATCGTCTCCCCCCGTGCCGTCTACGCCGCCACCAGTGACTTCGGTTCGCAGACGGGGTACGCCCTGGCGGGACGCATCGACGCCGCCGCGGCCGATTTCGCCCGTCTGCTGCGCGGGTGCGGTCCCCGCGCACGACGCGACGCGGCCGAGGAAGACGTCGCCGCCATGCAGCAACTGCTGGGCGGCATCGCCTGAATGCGGGAACGCCGAAGGGCCCGGTCCATTGGACCGGGCCCTTCGGTTATCTGCGGTAGCGGAGGGATTTGAACCCTCGGTGACTTGCGCCACACTCGCTTTCGAGGCGAGCTCCTTCGGCCGCTCGGACACGCTACCGAGGGAGACCTTACAGCACGGTGGGCCCTGCTCAGAAATCAGTATTCAGGGGGTTCATCCAGGGGGTTCGTTCCGCGGCCCGCTCAGGGGGCCCCGGAAGAAGTCGGTGAGGAGCCGCGCGCACTC
This genomic interval from Streptomyces dengpaensis contains the following:
- a CDS encoding RNA polymerase sigma factor SigF, which gives rise to MTVSASTAPPQEGAPAPAEAPPQEVAPERRRGADTRALTQVLFGQLKTLEPGTPEHNRVRGALIEANLPLVRYAAARFRSRNEPMEDVVQVGTIGLINAIDRFDPDRGVQFPTFAMPTVVGEIKRYFRDNVRTVHVPRRLHELWVQVNSATEDLTTAFGRSPSTAEIAERLRITEDEVLSCIEAGRSYHATSLEAAQEGDGLPGLLDRLGYEDPALDGVEHRDLVRHLLVQLPEREQRILLLRYYSNLTQSQISAELGVSQMHVSRLLARSFARLRSANRIDA
- a CDS encoding MarR family winged helix-turn-helix transcriptional regulator: MAEQAQYEELAGQLSAIGAVKREMGRILPPDCPAGSAAVLALLSRHGEMRMGRLAELLSVDMSVTSRHVTHVADRGLIERSPDPADKRSRILRLTAAGQEQLDELSRRSSRLLADRLSDWSDHEVGLLIDLMSRLRESFGDCRTPQRHPHATATDAGADVTELTTRTPA
- a CDS encoding CE1759 family FMN reductase, with product MKLTIITGGLREPSSTRLLADRLLTAVTSELEEAGETVEPSFVELRPLGHPIMNAMLTGFTGEELETAFKTVADADGLIVVTPAFNASFSGLFKSFFDVLPERILWDMPVLIGATGGTERHTLVLEHALRPMFSYLHAIVSPRAVYAATSDFGSQTGYALAGRIDAAAADFARLLRGCGPRARRDAAEEDVAAMQQLLGGIA
- a CDS encoding RNA polymerase sigma factor SigF, which produces MSADQGSSKVLTLTKSESAPEAHDALHDVPAAEAPEAVLAPESSGAIDTRTLSRSLFLRLAALGENSPERAYVRDTLIELNLPLVRYAAARFRSRNEPMEDIVQVGTIGLIKAIDRFDCERGVEFPTFAMPTVVGEIKRFFRDTSWSVRVPRRLQELRLALTKASDELSQKLDRSPTVTELAAVLGVSEEDVVDGLAVGNAYTASSLDSPAPEDDGGEGSLADRLGYEDTALEGVEYRESLKPLLAKLPPRERRIIMLRFFANMTQSQIGEEVGISQMHVSRLLTRTLAQLRDGLISD
- a CDS encoding Dabb family protein, with protein sequence MIRHLVLFKLNEGVERDDPRVVEGVAAFGTLGDQIPELRFWECGWNVTDRPIAYDFAITSAVDDAAALKRYLEHPAHVAGVKPWAEFATWVIADYEF
- a CDS encoding CE1758 family FMN-dependent luciferase-like monooxygenase; the protein is MQFGIFTVGDVTTDPTTGHTPTEAERIRATVAIARKAEEAGLDVFATGEHHNPPFVPSSPTTLLAYIAAQTKRIILSTSTTLITTNDPVKIAEDFSVLQHLSGGRTDIMLGRGNTGPVYPWFGQDIRDAIPLTVEHYGLLRRLWREETVDWEGKLRTSLQGFTLAPRPLDDVPPFVWHASIRTPEVAELAAYFGDGFFANHIFWPASHTRSMVELYRRRFAHYGHGTPEQAIVGLGGQVFMRRNSQDAVSEFRPYFDNAPVYGHGPSLEDFTASTPLTVGSPAEVIEKTLSFRDYVGDYQRQLFLMDHAGLPLRTVLEQLELLGEEVVPVLRKEFAVGRPADVPAAPTHASLLRARRSDSTPQSTGNDQENPEPR